Proteins co-encoded in one Spirosoma endbachense genomic window:
- a CDS encoding glycoside hydrolase family 20 zincin-like fold domain-containing protein: MIRLLLLICLVGIIPFGFSQQVAIHQADQSAQTHYAASMLKKVLLERRYKLDQSKPAYTINLAIDAQKLGSEAYVIAWHDKSLTITGGDPRGLIYGSLTVVEELKNGVSLPQIKARSEKPHLALRAIKFDLPWDTYRHSYALDLHYETCRDTTYWKGFLDMMAENRFNALSLWNLHPYPFMIRPTNFPAATPFNDQQMKEWQSLFRAIFRMANERAIDTYLVPFNIFTSPEFSKAYNPNPALNNLEHLHFVNGDTSEVVRRYTRECVTQVLQEYPELTGFGLTLGEGMGGMTPQQRETWMKATILDGMRLANRKTKLIHRIPFSSTTGSLGVTSIETEKLTRKSIEQEGSLAFIEGPIWADLKYNWSHAHSTPKLVKVHGGKLYDTYFKPDPTAYKITWTVRNEDFFCLRWGVPDFVRAHIATNNQSYMGGYFLGSETYIPAKDYFTKPGGPVDWTYAFERQWLFYKLWGRLLYNPATPDAVFKAEFVRRYGSGADPLLEAYALASSTPLRLASAFDFTWDFSLYSEGMMAHDANKNVSYISVDQQITQAVLDPDYVSVSEFVKATLSGKSFDKTRITPPILAQMLERDSQKSLQLVQSINTSANRSLQYEVADVRVWANLGLHLAEKLKGAVALQTYRTKGGESTKQEAVKHLEAALRYWDEVVSITSPLYNEMPLVHLSEQKGTTWAQNDKLRFHWEKLRPVVAQDIDIAKRAQYVVAK, translated from the coding sequence ATGATAAGACTACTTCTACTAATCTGCCTTGTTGGCATCATTCCGTTTGGATTTTCGCAACAGGTAGCTATTCACCAGGCTGATCAATCCGCACAGACACACTATGCAGCCAGTATGCTGAAAAAAGTACTACTGGAGCGCCGATATAAGCTGGATCAGAGCAAGCCCGCCTATACCATTAATCTGGCGATCGATGCCCAAAAACTGGGAAGCGAAGCCTACGTCATTGCCTGGCATGACAAAAGTCTGACCATCACTGGTGGTGATCCACGAGGGCTTATCTATGGGAGCCTTACGGTGGTCGAAGAGCTTAAAAATGGCGTTTCCCTTCCACAGATCAAAGCCCGTAGTGAAAAGCCGCACCTGGCCTTGCGAGCCATTAAGTTTGATTTACCCTGGGATACGTATCGGCATAGCTACGCGCTCGACCTGCACTATGAAACCTGTCGGGACACGACATATTGGAAGGGATTTCTGGACATGATGGCTGAAAATCGCTTTAATGCGCTGAGTTTATGGAACCTGCATCCCTATCCATTTATGATCAGGCCGACTAATTTTCCGGCTGCTACGCCCTTCAATGATCAGCAAATGAAGGAATGGCAATCGTTGTTCCGCGCTATTTTCCGGATGGCAAATGAACGGGCGATCGATACCTATCTGGTTCCCTTTAATATTTTTACCAGCCCCGAATTTTCGAAAGCGTACAACCCTAATCCGGCACTCAACAATCTGGAACATCTTCACTTTGTCAATGGCGATACGTCAGAAGTTGTCAGGCGGTACACTCGGGAGTGTGTGACACAGGTACTTCAGGAGTATCCGGAACTGACCGGTTTTGGGCTGACGCTAGGTGAGGGAATGGGTGGGATGACACCCCAGCAACGAGAAACCTGGATGAAAGCGACGATCCTTGACGGGATGCGGCTGGCAAATCGAAAAACTAAGCTTATTCACCGGATTCCATTTTCAAGTACGACTGGTTCCTTGGGCGTAACCAGTATTGAAACCGAAAAGCTGACGCGAAAGTCTATCGAGCAGGAGGGATCGCTAGCCTTTATTGAAGGCCCGATCTGGGCCGACTTAAAATACAACTGGTCGCATGCCCACTCGACGCCCAAGCTGGTAAAAGTGCACGGAGGAAAGTTATACGATACCTATTTCAAACCCGACCCAACGGCTTATAAAATCACCTGGACGGTTCGGAATGAAGATTTCTTTTGCCTGCGCTGGGGAGTCCCCGATTTTGTTCGGGCACACATTGCCACCAATAATCAGTCGTATATGGGCGGCTATTTTCTTGGTTCTGAAACGTACATTCCGGCCAAAGACTATTTTACCAAACCAGGTGGGCCAGTCGATTGGACCTACGCATTTGAACGTCAATGGCTGTTTTATAAACTTTGGGGCCGGTTACTCTACAATCCGGCAACGCCCGATGCGGTTTTCAAGGCTGAATTCGTTCGTCGGTATGGTTCCGGAGCTGATCCGTTGCTCGAGGCTTATGCATTGGCGTCGTCGACACCGTTGCGGCTGGCATCGGCCTTTGATTTTACCTGGGATTTCTCGCTGTATAGTGAAGGGATGATGGCCCATGATGCGAACAAGAACGTGTCGTATATTTCCGTCGATCAGCAAATTACCCAGGCCGTTCTCGATCCGGATTATGTGTCGGTAAGTGAGTTTGTGAAAGCAACTTTGTCGGGTAAGTCATTCGATAAGACTAGAATAACACCCCCGATTTTGGCTCAGATGCTGGAACGGGATAGTCAGAAATCACTGCAACTTGTGCAATCGATAAACACATCGGCGAATCGTTCGCTCCAGTACGAAGTGGCAGATGTGCGGGTATGGGCTAATCTGGGGTTGCATCTGGCCGAAAAACTGAAAGGAGCAGTTGCTTTACAAACATACCGCACAAAAGGTGGTGAATCGACTAAGCAGGAGGCTGTAAAACACCTTGAGGCAGCCCTGCGCTATTGGGATGAGGTCGTTTCGATCACAAGCCCGTTGTACAACGAGATGCCATTGGTTCATTTGAGCGAGCAGAAAGGCACCACCTGGGCACAAAATGACAAACTACGTTTCCATTGGGAAAAACTACGACCAGTCGTTGCTCAGGATATTGATATTGCGAAACGAGCGCAGTATGTAGTGGCCAAGTGA
- a CDS encoding VOC family protein: protein MIQFKRLDHILISIPEGKTAQARTFYSQVLGLREIPGEHPKGAIWFQIADIELHLREEEVGQYSSRHPAFEVTDLETAQQELKQKDVALEYSTEIDGRQRFFIRDPFGNRIEFLQYQTGQK, encoded by the coding sequence ATGATTCAGTTCAAACGGTTAGACCATATCCTTATCTCGATTCCGGAGGGCAAAACGGCCCAGGCGAGAACGTTTTATAGCCAGGTGCTCGGACTGCGCGAAATTCCCGGTGAGCATCCGAAAGGTGCAATCTGGTTTCAAATTGCTGATATTGAGTTGCACTTGCGGGAAGAAGAAGTGGGTCAATATTCGTCCCGGCACCCCGCCTTTGAAGTCACTGACCTGGAAACCGCTCAGCAGGAACTCAAGCAGAAAGACGTTGCTCTTGAGTATTCAACGGAGATCGATGGGCGTCAACGTTTTTTCATTCGCGACCCTTTTGGCAACCGGATCGAGTTTTTACAGTACCAAACAGGTCAAAAATAG
- a CDS encoding Gfo/Idh/MocA family protein, whose translation MKTVENCPASNTRRDFVKKTFIGTAALSVGGILPGFSAQSYGRILGANEKVRVGVMGVNSRGLALSSNFALQPNCEVATICDVDARAAEKAISTVTGIQTAKPKNQPDFRKALEDRDMDALVIAAPDHWHAPAAILASKAGKHVYLEKPCSHNPHEGELLVAVAAKYKNVIQMGNQRRSWPNVKQAIDDIKRGAIGRPYFAKGWYTNNRATIGIGKEEAVPSWLNYDLWQGPAPRRSYKNNVIHYNWHWFWHWGTGEALNNGTHMLDLMRWGLDVEYPNKVTSLGGRYRYKDDWEAPYTQVINLTFNNNTAMTWEGRSCNGRTVEGSDVGVTFYGETGSLQYGGGNAYKIFDLDNKLVKDVKNDLPIDPRNRMNPSQVLDATHLQNFVEAIQKGTPLASGIIGGHQSTLLCQLGNIALRSGSALDIDPSNGHILNNKAAATFWQRDYEKGWEPTA comes from the coding sequence ATGAAAACCGTTGAGAATTGTCCAGCATCAAACACCCGGCGCGATTTTGTCAAAAAGACGTTTATCGGTACAGCTGCCCTGTCGGTAGGTGGTATCTTACCGGGATTCAGTGCCCAAAGCTACGGTCGGATTCTGGGAGCCAATGAAAAAGTACGCGTCGGTGTCATGGGTGTCAATAGCCGTGGGTTGGCCCTGTCGAGCAATTTCGCCTTACAACCCAACTGCGAAGTGGCAACGATCTGTGATGTTGACGCCAGAGCGGCCGAAAAAGCCATTTCAACCGTAACCGGCATTCAGACAGCAAAGCCTAAAAATCAGCCCGACTTCAGGAAGGCCCTCGAAGACAGGGACATGGATGCACTGGTGATTGCTGCTCCCGACCATTGGCACGCTCCCGCTGCTATTCTGGCTTCGAAAGCGGGTAAACATGTATACCTGGAAAAGCCATGCAGCCATAACCCCCATGAGGGTGAATTGCTGGTCGCCGTAGCAGCGAAGTACAAAAACGTGATTCAGATGGGGAACCAACGGCGATCATGGCCCAATGTGAAGCAAGCGATCGATGACATTAAACGGGGAGCTATTGGCCGACCTTATTTTGCCAAAGGCTGGTATACCAACAACCGGGCAACGATTGGTATTGGTAAAGAAGAAGCCGTGCCTTCCTGGCTGAATTATGACTTATGGCAGGGACCGGCTCCCCGTCGTTCCTATAAAAATAACGTTATTCACTACAACTGGCACTGGTTCTGGCATTGGGGAACGGGCGAAGCACTCAATAACGGCACGCATATGCTCGATCTGATGCGTTGGGGACTCGACGTCGAATACCCGAATAAAGTTACGTCGCTGGGTGGGCGGTATCGGTATAAAGACGACTGGGAAGCTCCTTACACGCAGGTCATTAATCTGACCTTCAACAACAATACGGCCATGACCTGGGAAGGTAGAAGCTGCAATGGCCGAACCGTTGAAGGAAGTGACGTAGGCGTTACGTTTTATGGTGAAACGGGCTCCTTACAATACGGGGGTGGAAATGCCTATAAAATCTTTGACCTCGATAACAAACTGGTCAAAGATGTAAAAAATGATTTACCCATCGATCCCCGCAACCGAATGAATCCGTCACAGGTGCTCGATGCCACCCATCTTCAAAACTTCGTCGAAGCCATCCAGAAAGGAACGCCACTGGCTTCGGGCATCATAGGTGGTCACCAGAGCACCTTGCTCTGCCAATTGGGGAACATTGCGCTACGCTCAGGCAGTGCGTTGGACATCGATCCGTCGAATGGGCATATTTTAAACAACAAAGCTGCGGCAACATTCTGGCAGCGTGATTATGAAAAAGGGTGGGAACCAACGGCTTAG
- a CDS encoding sugar MFS transporter, which translates to MSALAIDVSSLSKRETTISIFLIGLMFFIFGFISWVNSILIPYFKIACELTSFQAYLVAFAFYIAYFIMSVPASYLLKAVGFKKGMMIGFWAMALGAFIFIPAAMTRTYAVFLMGLFTIGIGLAILQTATNPYITILGPKERAAQRISIMGICNKAAGILSPLVFAAVILRPTDTDLFAQLSTMSPIQRGAALDELVRRVIPPYAVLGTFLFALGYLVYRSPLPEINTEHESADVATANAGKTSILQFPHLILGALAIFLHVGTQVIAIDTIIGYANSMGIDLLKAKAFPSYTLFCTICGYIIGIICIPRFVSQVDALRTCTLLGTAFTLLIIFTSGTVSFLGYTADISIWFVVLLGLANSLVWAGLWPLALDGLGRFTKIGASILIMGLCGNAIMPLIYGYLADVFTVRLAYWVLFPCYLYLVFYAVYGHTVKRWSLMNSSL; encoded by the coding sequence ATGAGTGCACTAGCAATTGATGTCAGTAGCCTGAGCAAGCGGGAAACCACGATTTCAATTTTTCTGATTGGGCTGATGTTTTTCATCTTCGGCTTCATTTCCTGGGTTAACTCCATCCTGATTCCCTACTTCAAAATAGCCTGCGAACTAACCAGCTTTCAGGCCTATCTGGTCGCTTTTGCGTTTTACATCGCCTATTTTATCATGTCAGTTCCGGCGTCTTATCTGTTAAAAGCCGTTGGATTCAAGAAAGGAATGATGATCGGTTTTTGGGCAATGGCTCTGGGCGCATTCATTTTTATTCCGGCCGCCATGACCCGAACCTACGCCGTTTTCCTGATGGGGCTTTTCACCATCGGCATCGGCCTGGCCATTCTGCAAACGGCAACGAATCCATACATTACCATTCTGGGTCCGAAAGAACGGGCTGCCCAACGGATCAGCATCATGGGTATCTGCAACAAAGCCGCCGGAATCCTGTCGCCCCTTGTGTTCGCTGCCGTAATCCTGCGCCCGACCGATACGGATCTATTTGCCCAGTTAAGTACGATGAGCCCCATTCAGCGGGGGGCGGCCCTCGACGAACTGGTCCGTCGGGTTATTCCACCCTATGCCGTGTTGGGTACGTTCCTGTTTGCGCTGGGTTATCTGGTGTATCGGTCGCCACTTCCCGAAATCAATACCGAACACGAAAGTGCCGATGTTGCCACAGCCAATGCGGGAAAAACGAGTATCCTCCAGTTTCCGCACCTGATTTTGGGCGCACTGGCCATTTTCCTGCACGTAGGTACGCAGGTGATCGCCATAGACACCATTATCGGCTATGCTAACTCGATGGGAATCGATTTATTAAAAGCGAAGGCATTTCCATCCTATACGCTGTTCTGTACCATCTGTGGTTATATTATTGGTATCATCTGTATTCCGCGATTTGTCAGTCAGGTTGATGCGTTACGTACCTGCACCTTGCTTGGAACTGCCTTCACGCTGCTGATCATTTTCACCAGTGGAACCGTTTCGTTTCTCGGCTACACCGCCGATATTTCCATCTGGTTTGTGGTGCTATTAGGGTTAGCAAACTCGCTCGTCTGGGCCGGACTCTGGCCGCTGGCGCTGGATGGGCTGGGGCGTTTCACGAAAATTGGTGCCTCCATTCTGATTATGGGCTTGTGCGGGAATGCCATTATGCCTCTTATTTACGGTTATTTGGCGGATGTGTTCACAGTCCGGCTTGCTTACTGGGTGCTTTTTCCCTGTTACCTGTATCTGGTTTTTTATGCCGTGTATGGACATACGGTGAAACGGTGGTCGTTGATGAACAGTAGCTTGTGA
- the nagA gene encoding N-acetylglucosamine-6-phosphate deacetylase — MRQKISNGTILTPYRTIRNGTVVIDGSQILGIHDGPVDVPDAVEIDAQNQFVSPGFIDIHVHGGGGFDFMDGTEEAFLKIAELHARYGTTALVPTTLTAERDDLLQTLDVYERANRSNTRGATFLGIHLEGPYFALSQRGAQDPRYIRNPDPDEYEQILNHSSSIVRWSAAPELDGAIPFGQRLRQKGIIAAIAHTDALYDDVVIACENGYSLVTHLYSAMSGVTRRNAFRYAGVIESAFLLDLDVEIIGDGIHLPPPLLKLVYKIKGADRTALITDAMRAAGMPEGESTLGSLKNGLKVIVEDGVAKLPDRTSFAGSVATTSQLVRNMVKLADVSLTEAVRMASTTPARIMGIDHKKGSLAKGKDADIVLFDENFTIGLTMIQGKIVYEK; from the coding sequence ATGCGGCAAAAAATAAGCAACGGCACGATTTTGACACCCTATCGAACGATCCGGAATGGAACGGTGGTCATTGATGGAAGTCAGATTCTGGGTATCCATGACGGGCCGGTCGATGTGCCCGACGCGGTCGAGATCGATGCACAAAACCAGTTTGTGTCACCCGGTTTTATCGACATTCATGTACACGGTGGAGGTGGCTTTGATTTCATGGACGGCACCGAAGAAGCCTTCCTCAAAATCGCAGAACTTCACGCCCGATACGGCACAACGGCGCTGGTTCCGACCACGCTGACGGCTGAGCGCGATGATTTATTACAAACGCTGGATGTCTACGAGCGGGCAAACCGGAGCAATACCCGTGGAGCCACCTTTCTGGGCATTCACCTGGAGGGGCCATATTTTGCACTCAGCCAGCGGGGTGCTCAGGACCCGCGTTACATCCGGAATCCCGACCCGGACGAATACGAACAGATTCTCAATCACTCATCTTCTATCGTTCGCTGGAGTGCGGCTCCTGAATTGGATGGCGCTATTCCTTTTGGGCAACGACTGCGCCAGAAAGGCATTATTGCCGCAATAGCGCATACGGATGCGCTCTACGATGATGTCGTAATTGCCTGCGAAAACGGTTATTCGCTGGTAACCCATCTGTATTCAGCGATGTCGGGGGTTACGCGCCGGAATGCGTTTCGCTACGCGGGTGTGATCGAAAGTGCTTTTTTGCTCGATCTCGACGTCGAAATCATTGGGGATGGCATTCACCTGCCGCCCCCTTTGCTTAAGCTCGTCTATAAAATTAAAGGCGCAGACCGAACCGCTCTGATTACCGATGCGATGCGGGCAGCCGGTATGCCCGAAGGCGAAAGCACCTTAGGCTCGCTTAAAAATGGCTTAAAGGTGATTGTGGAAGATGGCGTTGCCAAACTCCCCGACCGAACGTCGTTTGCAGGCAGCGTGGCAACGACCAGTCAACTCGTCCGGAATATGGTAAAACTGGCCGATGTATCGTTAACGGAAGCGGTTCGCATGGCCAGCACGACACCCGCCCGAATTATGGGCATCGATCATAAAAAGGGATCGCTCGCCAAAGGCAAAGACGCCGATATTGTTCTTTTTGATGAGAATTTCACCATTGGCCTGACAATGATTCAGGGGAAAATTGTGTACGAGAAATAG
- a CDS encoding glucosamine-6-phosphate deaminase, whose protein sequence is MNEFNVDQLKVNLFDNRRSLGENAASLAAARIIALLQEQPVINIVFAAAPSQNEFLEALAKQPNIAWERINAFHMDEYIGLPDNAPQRFGNYLKNQLFDKVHLRAIYYIDGNNDPDEECKRYAALLTDYPTDIVCLGIGENCHIAFNDPHVADFEDPVLIKKVGLDLTSRWQQVHDGCFPALDDVPEYALTLTIPALFKAPALFCMVPAAHKAEAIHHTLVDAISEQYPSTILRRHSNAMLFIDQDSAGKLTLDTDATSTESAVL, encoded by the coding sequence ATGAACGAATTCAACGTAGACCAGCTCAAGGTTAATCTGTTTGACAATCGCCGGAGCCTGGGCGAAAATGCGGCCAGCCTGGCCGCAGCCAGAATCATAGCATTGCTGCAGGAGCAACCGGTTATCAATATTGTATTTGCAGCAGCGCCTTCGCAAAATGAATTTCTGGAGGCTCTGGCAAAGCAGCCCAATATCGCGTGGGAACGTATCAATGCATTCCACATGGACGAGTACATTGGCCTGCCCGACAACGCACCGCAACGGTTTGGGAATTACCTTAAAAATCAGCTATTCGATAAAGTACACTTGCGGGCTATTTATTATATCGATGGCAACAACGACCCCGACGAAGAGTGCAAACGATACGCTGCGTTGCTGACTGACTACCCTACTGACATTGTCTGCCTGGGTATTGGCGAAAACTGTCATATTGCCTTCAATGACCCACATGTTGCTGATTTTGAAGACCCTGTGCTCATCAAAAAAGTAGGACTGGACCTGACAAGCCGCTGGCAACAAGTCCACGATGGTTGTTTCCCTGCGCTTGACGACGTGCCGGAATACGCCCTGACCCTAACCATTCCGGCGCTGTTTAAAGCCCCTGCCTTATTTTGTATGGTGCCAGCTGCTCATAAAGCAGAAGCCATTCATCATACACTGGTCGATGCCATTTCAGAACAGTATCCTTCGACTATATTACGACGGCATTCCAACGCTATGCTGTTTATTGATCAGGACAGCGCCGGTAAATTGACGCTCGATACGGATGCGACCAGTACGGAATCTGCTGTATTGTGA
- a CDS encoding 2Fe-2S iron-sulfur cluster-binding protein, with amino-acid sequence MQEGNETPQLTEDEKKLFEDLMPEDLNEILDTGVNRRHFLKLLTLAGGGILVAQSAAAEQVLTRSLSLPFDNPAPATIENGVTVSFKVNGAARKLLVDSRMTLLDTLRERLELTGSKKGCDHGQCGACTVMVDGRRVLSCLTLAATCEGKSVKTIEGLAQGNELHPMQAAFLKHDGFQCGFCTPGQICSAVALMDEAKNGDASYVTDNVRQKSGPVQLSNEEIRERMSGNLCRCGAYPNIVAAIQEVHSGKPVEQTWQFVG; translated from the coding sequence ATGCAGGAAGGCAACGAAACTCCTCAACTGACTGAGGACGAAAAGAAGCTGTTTGAAGATCTGATGCCAGAGGATCTTAACGAAATTCTGGATACTGGCGTGAACAGACGCCACTTTTTAAAACTGTTGACACTGGCAGGCGGGGGCATACTGGTGGCACAATCAGCCGCGGCAGAGCAGGTCTTAACCCGATCGCTCAGCCTTCCGTTCGACAATCCCGCACCGGCAACCATAGAAAATGGGGTTACCGTATCGTTCAAGGTCAATGGTGCTGCCCGAAAACTACTGGTCGATTCCAGAATGACGCTACTGGATACCCTACGCGAGAGGCTGGAACTGACAGGTTCAAAAAAAGGCTGTGATCACGGACAATGTGGAGCCTGCACCGTAATGGTGGACGGTCGGCGCGTCCTGTCCTGTCTGACTCTGGCGGCAACCTGCGAAGGAAAAAGCGTTAAAACGATTGAAGGATTGGCGCAAGGCAATGAACTGCATCCCATGCAGGCTGCTTTTCTTAAACACGACGGGTTCCAGTGTGGCTTCTGTACGCCCGGCCAGATCTGTTCGGCAGTGGCCCTGATGGACGAAGCTAAAAATGGAGATGCAAGTTATGTAACCGACAATGTCCGCCAAAAATCCGGACCAGTCCAGTTGTCGAACGAGGAGATCCGGGAGCGGATGTCGGGGAATCTGTGCCGCTGTGGTGCTTATCCAAACATTGTAGCTGCCATTCAGGAAGTACACAGCGGAAAACCCGTAGAACAGACCTGGCAGTTTGTCGGCTAA